A single genomic interval of Theropithecus gelada isolate Dixy chromosome 16, Tgel_1.0, whole genome shotgun sequence harbors:
- the SCRN2 gene encoding secernin-2 isoform X1 — protein sequence MERPASPQMASSSPDSPCSCDCFVSVPPASAIPAVIFAKNSDRPRDEVQEVVFVPAGSHTPGSRLQCTYIEVEQVSKTHAVILSRPSWLWGAEMGANEHGVCIGNEAVWTKEPVGEGEALLGMDLLRLALERSSSAQEALHVITGLLERYGQGGSCLEDPAPFSYHNTFLLADRTEAWVLETAGRLWAAQRIQEGARNISNQLSIGTDISVQHPELRTHAQAKGWWDGQGAFDFAQVFSLTQQPVRMEAAKARFRAGQELLQQWQGGITAEVMMGILRDKESGICMDSGGFRTTASMVSVLPQDPTQPCVHFLTATPDPSRSVFKPFIFGVGVAQAPQVLSPTFGAQDPVRTLPRFQTRVDRRHTLYRGHQAALGLMESDQDRGQQLQQKQQDLEQEGLKATQGLLASEWAPSLQELGSLFQAFVKRESQAYA from the exons ATGGAGAGGCCCGCCTCTCCCCAGATGGCATCGTCGAGCCCTGACTCTCCATGTTCCTGCGACTGCTTTGTCTCTGTGCCCCCGGCCTCAGCCATCCCAGCTGTGATCTTTGCCAAGAACTCGGACCGACCCCGGGATGAGGTGCAGGAGGTGGTGTTTGTCCCCGCAGGCTCTCACACTCCTGGGAGCCGGCTCCAG TGCACATACATTGAAGTGGAACAGGTGTCGAAGACGCACGCTGTGATTCTGAGCCGTCCTTCTTGGCTGTGGGGGGCTGAGATGGGCGCCAACGAGCATGGTGTCTGCATTGGCAACGAGGCTGTGTGGACGAAGGAGCCAGTTGGGGAGGGGGAAGCCCTGCTGGGCATGGACCTGCTCAG GCTGGCTTTGGAACGGAGCAGCTCTGCCCAGGAGGCCTTGCATGTGATCACAGGCTTACTGGAGCGCTATGGGCAGGGGGGCAGCTGCCTGGAGGACCCTGCGCCATTCTCCTACCACAACACCTTCCTGCTGGCTGACCGCACAGAGGCATGGGTGCTGGAGACAGCTGGCAGGCTCTGGGCTGCACAGAGGATCCAGG AGGGGGCCCGCAACATCTCCAACCAGCTGAGCATTGGCACAGACATCTCCGTCCAACACCCGGAGCTGCGGACTCATGCCCAGGCCAAGGGCTGGTGGGATGGGCAGGGTGCCTTTGACTTTGCTCAGGTCTTCTCCCTGACCCAGCAGCCTGTGCGAATGGAGGCTGCCAAGGCCCGCTTCCGGGCAGGGCAGGAGCTGCTGCAGCAATGGCAAG GGGGCATCACAGCAGAGGTGATGATGGGCATCCTCAGGGACAAGGAGAGTGGTATCTGCATGGACTCGGGAGGCTTTCGCACCACGGCCAGCATGGTGTCTGTCCTGCCCCAGGATCCCACACAGCCCTGCGTGCACTTTCTTACTGCCACGCCAGACCCATCCAG GTCTGTGTTCAAACCTTTCAtctttggggtgggggtggcccAGGCCCCCCAGGTGCTATCCCCCACTTTTGGAGCACAGGACCCTGTTCGGACCCTGCCCCGATTCCAGACTCGGGTAGATCGCCGGCACACCCTCTATCGTGGACACCAGGCAGCCCTGGGGCTGATGGAGAGTGATCAG GATCGAGGGCAGCAGCTCCAGCAGAAACAGCAGGATCTGGAGCAGGAAGGCCTCAAGGCCACACAGGGGCTGCTGGCCAGTGAGTGGGCCCCATCCCTCCAGGAGCTGGGCAGCCTCTTCCAGGCCTTCGTGAAGAGGGAGAGCCAGGCTTATGCATAA
- the SCRN2 gene encoding secernin-2 isoform X2, whose amino-acid sequence MASSSPDSPCSCDCFVSVPPASAIPAVIFAKNSDRPRDEVQEVVFVPAGSHTPGSRLQCTYIEVEQVSKTHAVILSRPSWLWGAEMGANEHGVCIGNEAVWTKEPVGEGEALLGMDLLRLALERSSSAQEALHVITGLLERYGQGGSCLEDPAPFSYHNTFLLADRTEAWVLETAGRLWAAQRIQEGARNISNQLSIGTDISVQHPELRTHAQAKGWWDGQGAFDFAQVFSLTQQPVRMEAAKARFRAGQELLQQWQGGITAEVMMGILRDKESGICMDSGGFRTTASMVSVLPQDPTQPCVHFLTATPDPSRSVFKPFIFGVGVAQAPQVLSPTFGAQDPVRTLPRFQTRVDRRHTLYRGHQAALGLMESDQDRGQQLQQKQQDLEQEGLKATQGLLASEWAPSLQELGSLFQAFVKRESQAYA is encoded by the exons ATGGCATCGTCGAGCCCTGACTCTCCATGTTCCTGCGACTGCTTTGTCTCTGTGCCCCCGGCCTCAGCCATCCCAGCTGTGATCTTTGCCAAGAACTCGGACCGACCCCGGGATGAGGTGCAGGAGGTGGTGTTTGTCCCCGCAGGCTCTCACACTCCTGGGAGCCGGCTCCAG TGCACATACATTGAAGTGGAACAGGTGTCGAAGACGCACGCTGTGATTCTGAGCCGTCCTTCTTGGCTGTGGGGGGCTGAGATGGGCGCCAACGAGCATGGTGTCTGCATTGGCAACGAGGCTGTGTGGACGAAGGAGCCAGTTGGGGAGGGGGAAGCCCTGCTGGGCATGGACCTGCTCAG GCTGGCTTTGGAACGGAGCAGCTCTGCCCAGGAGGCCTTGCATGTGATCACAGGCTTACTGGAGCGCTATGGGCAGGGGGGCAGCTGCCTGGAGGACCCTGCGCCATTCTCCTACCACAACACCTTCCTGCTGGCTGACCGCACAGAGGCATGGGTGCTGGAGACAGCTGGCAGGCTCTGGGCTGCACAGAGGATCCAGG AGGGGGCCCGCAACATCTCCAACCAGCTGAGCATTGGCACAGACATCTCCGTCCAACACCCGGAGCTGCGGACTCATGCCCAGGCCAAGGGCTGGTGGGATGGGCAGGGTGCCTTTGACTTTGCTCAGGTCTTCTCCCTGACCCAGCAGCCTGTGCGAATGGAGGCTGCCAAGGCCCGCTTCCGGGCAGGGCAGGAGCTGCTGCAGCAATGGCAAG GGGGCATCACAGCAGAGGTGATGATGGGCATCCTCAGGGACAAGGAGAGTGGTATCTGCATGGACTCGGGAGGCTTTCGCACCACGGCCAGCATGGTGTCTGTCCTGCCCCAGGATCCCACACAGCCCTGCGTGCACTTTCTTACTGCCACGCCAGACCCATCCAG GTCTGTGTTCAAACCTTTCAtctttggggtgggggtggcccAGGCCCCCCAGGTGCTATCCCCCACTTTTGGAGCACAGGACCCTGTTCGGACCCTGCCCCGATTCCAGACTCGGGTAGATCGCCGGCACACCCTCTATCGTGGACACCAGGCAGCCCTGGGGCTGATGGAGAGTGATCAG GATCGAGGGCAGCAGCTCCAGCAGAAACAGCAGGATCTGGAGCAGGAAGGCCTCAAGGCCACACAGGGGCTGCTGGCCAGTGAGTGGGCCCCATCCCTCCAGGAGCTGGGCAGCCTCTTCCAGGCCTTCGTGAAGAGGGAGAGCCAGGCTTATGCATAA
- the LRRC46 gene encoding leucine-rich repeat-containing protein 46, translating into MSGAKSAQGPEEGGVCITEALITKRNLTFPEDEELSEKMFHTLDELQTVRLDREGITTIRNLEGLKNLHSLYLQGNKIQQIENLACVPSLRFLSLAGNQIRQVENLLDLPCLQFLDLSENLIETLKLDEFPQSLLILNLSGNSCTNQDGYRELVIEALPLLLDLDGQPVMERWISDEEDEASSEEEFPELSGPFCSERGFLKELEQELSRHREHRQQAALTQHLLRMEMQPALTNLPLLPGVPMAGDSSPSATPGQGEETVPEAVSSPQASSPTKKPCSLIPRGHQNSLWGRKGVRAATAPKASVAEAPSTTKTMAKRSKK; encoded by the exons ATGTCTGGAG CGAAGTCAGCCCAGGGTCCAGAGGAAGGGGGCGTCTGCATCACTGAAGCCCTTATCACTAAGCGGAATTTGACTTTCCCTGAGGATGAGGAACTGTCAGAAAAGAT GTTTCACACTCTTGATGAACTGCAGACTGTCCGCCTGGACCGGGAGGGGATTACTACTATCAGGAACTTAGAGGGCCTCAAGAATCTTCACAGCCTCTATCTGCAAGGG AATAAGATCCAGCAAATTGAGAACCTGGCTTGCGTCCCCTCCTTGCG CTTCCTGTCTCTGGCAGGAAACCAAATCAGGCAGGTGGAAAACCTCCTCGACCTCCCATGCCTCCAGTTTCTGGACCTTTCTGAGAACCTGATAGAAACGTTGAAGCTGG ATGAGTTCCCCCAGAGCCTTCTCATCCTCAACCTGTCTGGCAATAGCTGCACCAACCAGGATGGCTACCG TGAGCTGGTGATAGAAGCCCTGCCACTTCTCTTGGACCTGGATGGGCAGCCTGTGATGGAGCGCTGGATTTCGGACGAGGAGGATGAAGCTTCAAGCGAGGAGGAGTTCCCAGAGCTGAGTGGCCCATTCTGCTCAGAACGAG GCTTCCTCAAGGAGCTGGAGCAGGAGCTGAGCAGGCACAGGGAGCACCGGCAACAGGCGGCCCTGACACAGCACCTGCTGAGGATGGAGATGCAGCCCGCCCTCACCAACCTGCCCTTGCTGCCTGGGGTGCCCATGGCTGGGGACAGCAGCCCTTCTGCCACTCCTGGGCAAGGGGAGGAGACAGTCCCTGAGGCCGTCTCCTCACCCCAGGCCTCCTCTCCCACCAAGAAACCATGCAGTCTGATTCCCAGGGGCCACCAAAACTCTCTATGGGGAAGGAAGGGGGTCCGAGCAGCCACAGCCCCCAAGGCCTCTGTGGCTGAGGCCCCCAGCACAACCAAAACTATGGCCAAGAGAAGCAAGAAATGA